The Medicago truncatula cultivar Jemalong A17 chromosome 4, MtrunA17r5.0-ANR, whole genome shotgun sequence genome includes a region encoding these proteins:
- the LOC11421939 gene encoding choline monooxygenase, chloroplastic has product MAMNMQVTPFNIPNLQKRQPQNLNFPNKHSSKPICCSLSSSDMVVSQKLAQQFNPNIPIEKAVTPPSSWYIDPSFFHLELDRVFYRGWQAVGSMEQIKNPGEFFTGRLGDVEFVVCRDDSGNVRAFYNVCRHHASILASGSGQKSCFVCPYHGWTYGLNGNLLKATRISGMRDFNVNDFGLIPIKVATWGPFVLLNFGKEKEEVDNHNVAEEWLGSCTELLSTNGVDSSLSYVCRREYTIECNWKVFCDNYLDGGYHVPYAHKDLASGLNLDSYSTKLFERVSIQSCEGGSEKSKENNDRLGRKAIYAFIYPNFMINRYGPWMDTNLVLPLGPSKCQVVFDYYLEPSLQGDRDFIEKSLQDSEKVQIEDIVLSEGVQKGLQSPAYSVGRYAPKVEQAMHHFHCLLYENLTT; this is encoded by the exons ATGGCGATGAACATGCAAGTAACACCTTTCAATATCCCAAACCTCCAAAAGAGACAGCCTCAGAACCttaattttccaaacaaacATTCATCAAAACCCATTTGTTGTTCTCTTAGCAGTTCAGACATGGTTGTATCTCAGAAACTTGCACAACAGTTCAATCCAAATATTCCTATAGAGAAAGCTGTTACACCTCCATCATCATGGTATATTGATCCCTCTTTCTTCCACCTTGAGCTCGATCGTGTCTTCTATAGAGGCTGGCAAGCTGTTG GATCGATGGAGCAGATAAAGAATCCTGGTGAATTTTTCACTGGAAG ACTAGGAGATGTGGAATTTGTGGTATGTCGTGATGACAGTGGGAACGTCAGGGCCTTCTACAATGTTTGTCGGCATCATGCCTCCATTCTTGCTTCTGGAAGTGGACAAAAGTCCTGCTTTGTCTGCCCATACCAC GGTTGGACATATGGATTAAATGGAAATCTTCTTAAGGCAACTAGGATATCAGGAATGCGAGATTTCAACGTAAAT GATTTTGGTCTTATACCAATCAAAGTAGCGACCTGGGGGCCTTTTGTCCTTCTCAATTTTGgaaaggagaaggaagaagttGATAATCATAATGTAGCAGAGGAATGGCTTGGTAGCTGTACAGAATTACTTAGCACCAATGGAGTTGATTCTTCGTTAAGTTATGTATGTAGACGTGAATACACCATTGAGTGCAATTGGAAG GTATTCTGTGATAACTACTTAGATGGTGGCTATCATGTGCCATATGCGCATAAAGACCTAGCATCTGGTCTTAATCTTGACTCCTATTCTACCAAA TTGTTTGAAAGGGTTAGCATCCAAAGTTGTGAAGGCGGTTCAGAGAAAAGCAAAGAGAATAATGATCGACTTGGAAGAAAAGCCATATATGCTTTCATTTACCCAAACTTCATGATCAATag GTATGGACCTTGGATGGACACCAATCTTGTACTCCCACTAGGACCCAGCAAATGTCAAGTAGTTTTTGACTACTATCTTGAACCCTCACTACAG GGTGACAGAGATTTCATCGAGAAAAGTTTACAAGATAGTGAGAAAGTGCAG ATAGAAGATATTGTGCTGTCTGAAGGTGTCCAAAAGGGCCTCCAATCCCCAGCGTATTCTGTGGGAAGATATGCTCCGAAAGTAGAGCAGGCCATGCACCATTTTCATTGTCTTCTGTATGAAAACCTGACAACTTAA
- the LOC11424700 gene encoding agamous-like MADS-box protein AGL62 yields MDMVNQRKKNMGRKKIEIKKVEKESQKQVTFSKRRQGLFRKASELCVLCDVHAAIIVFSPGDKLFCFGQPDTYSVLNSYIKGTTEFEDSKVAENFLTYQDYNRQYVEAQKMLEMEKKKLEDVQNLAKIFNKGGDWWNDSIDDMRWNDSIDDMSSDQLEQFMISIYELRRKLVERADELVMKQSAMP; encoded by the coding sequence ATGGATATGGTTAACCAAAGAAAGAAGAACATGGGACGCAAGAAGATTGAGATCAAGAAGGTTGAGAAAGAATCACAGAAACAAGTGACTTTCTCAAAAAGAAGACAAGGTTTATTCAGAAAAGCAAGCGAACTTTGTGTCTTATGTGATGTTCATGCAGCCATCATTGTGTTTTCTCCTGGTGACAAACTATTTTGTTTTGGCCAACCCGACACATACTCTGTCCTCAACAGCTACATCAAAGGAACCACTGAGTTTGAGGATTCAAAGGTAGCAGAAAATTTTCTGACCTACCAAGATTACAATAGACAATATGTGGAGGCACAAAAGATGTTGGAGATGGAAAAGAAGAAACTAGAAGATGTTCAAAATTTGGCTAAGATTTTCAACAAGGGTGGTGATTGGTGGAAtgattcaattgatgatatgAGGTGGAAtgattcaattgatgatatgAGTAGTGATCAACTTGAACAATTTATGATATCCATTTATGAGTTAAGGAGGAAGCTTGTTGAAAGGGCTGATGAACTTGTCATGAAGCAAAGTGCCATGCCGTAG